Genomic window (Candidatus Angelobacter sp.):
TCGACGACGTAGTCCGTGGCGAGGCCGTCCTTGAAATCGGGCTTCGCAGGTTTGCCATCAGAAAGGCCCTGAAGGAAGTCTGCGACCTGATGAACGAAACTGTGTTCATAGCCGATCTGCAATCCGGGCACCCACCAGTGCTTCATGTAAGGCTGGTCGCCGTCACTGACATGAATGCTGCGCCAGC
Coding sequences:
- a CDS encoding Gfo/Idh/MocA family oxidoreductase, which encodes WRSIHVSDGDQPYMKHWWVPGLQIGYEHSFVHQVADFLQGLSDGKPAKPDFKDGLATDYVVDAVLQSGKSKQWVKVKRAK